The following coding sequences lie in one Paenibacillus durus ATCC 35681 genomic window:
- a CDS encoding ATP-binding cassette domain-containing protein: MDIIVADNLVRQFYSKEKPAGSFKLLKALFSFKKQPKNVVDNVSFTVRKGEIVGYIGPNGAGKSTTIKMLAGVLVPTSGTVHVNGIEPHTNRKLHAGHIGVVFGQRTQLWWDLPLIESFKLLGKIYDVPKERFQRNLEMFTDILDMSSFLSTPVRQLSLGQRMRGDIAAALLHEPEILFLDEPTIGLDIMAKEKIQSFLQEINKEKEITIILTTHNMDDIEKLCHRVIFIDKGQILFDGSTEVMTAEFGGFRYLVVDAPNWDEAAWNGPPVERREDSQLFFRIEDDKQVAPMIKQLSDLLDIHNLTVQEPKIDDVIKQLYQRIGH, translated from the coding sequence TTGGACATTATCGTAGCGGACAATCTGGTGCGGCAGTTTTACTCCAAAGAGAAGCCGGCTGGCTCTTTCAAGCTGCTCAAAGCTCTCTTTTCCTTCAAAAAGCAGCCGAAGAACGTCGTGGACAACGTGTCATTCACTGTACGCAAAGGGGAAATTGTCGGTTATATCGGACCGAATGGGGCGGGAAAATCGACCACAATCAAGATGCTGGCCGGTGTGCTAGTGCCTACGTCCGGGACCGTCCATGTGAATGGAATAGAGCCGCATACGAACCGCAAGCTGCACGCGGGGCATATCGGGGTCGTGTTCGGGCAGCGTACCCAGTTGTGGTGGGATTTGCCGCTGATTGAGTCATTCAAGCTGCTCGGCAAAATCTACGATGTGCCGAAAGAGCGATTTCAGCGCAATCTGGAAATGTTCACCGATATCCTTGACATGTCCTCCTTCCTTTCGACGCCGGTCCGCCAATTGAGCCTGGGGCAGCGAATGCGCGGAGACATTGCCGCGGCTCTGCTGCATGAGCCGGAAATTCTGTTCCTCGACGAGCCGACAATTGGCCTTGACATCATGGCGAAGGAAAAAATCCAGTCCTTTCTGCAAGAGATCAACAAAGAGAAGGAAATCACGATCATCTTAACGACCCATAACATGGACGATATCGAAAAACTATGCCATCGAGTCATCTTCATCGACAAAGGACAAATCCTGTTCGACGGCAGCACGGAGGTCATGACCGCCGAGTTCGGAGGCTTTCGCTACCTGGTCGTGGATGCGCCGAACTGGGATGAAGCTGCCTGGAACGGTCCGCCCGTCGAACGGAGGGAAGACAGCCAGCTGTTCTTCCGGATTGAAGATGACAAGCAGGTGGCCCCGATGATTAAGCAGCTCTCAGACCTGCTTGATATCCACAATCTGACCGTCCAGGAGCCCAAAATCGACGACGTCATCAAGCAGTTATATCAAAGGATCGGCCATTAG